The genomic stretch CGGATCGCCATGATCTCCTTTCAATTTTTCTCCCCACATCCACCCCCCACCCTCAAACAATTTTGTATAATAGACCAATACAATTTTGGCTTAATATATAAAAATGAAAATTCCTCAAAACCCCATAAAATACCTCCTCGGCCTTTTAATCGTTATCACCCTCCGGCTTCTCCCCCATCCCCCAAATGTCGAGCCCATCATGTCAACCATGATGCCTTTTTCTAAAAAATGGGGCTGGTTTTCGGGTATGTTTTTTTGTTTTTTGGCTATCTTAACCTATGATCTTCTCACCGGCACTCTGGGTGTCTGGTCCCTGGTCACTTCCGCCACCTACGCTCTATTGGGCATTCTTGCCAGTCTCTATTTGAAAAATAAGGAAAACAAAAGTAAATACTACATCGGTTTTTCGGTCGTCGCCACCCTTTTATACGACGCCATCACCGGCATTGGTATCGGTACATTGTTTTTCCATCAGCCATTTATGACCACTCTCGTCGGCCAAATTCCATTTACTTTGTATCACCTTGCCGGAAATATTGTTCTCTCCGGTCTAATCTCGCCCATGCTTTACAAATGGGTAATCTCAAATCCAAAGCTTGAAACCCGGCAAATCCTAAACCGTTTGGCTTCAGTTTCCCCATAGATCACTCGATGTTATAATCCCACTATGGTAGAAAAAGCCAATGTGTTTGTGGT from Candidatus Shapirobacteria bacterium encodes the following:
- a CDS encoding DUF6580 family putative transport protein; translated protein: MKIPQNPIKYLLGLLIVITLRLLPHPPNVEPIMSTMMPFSKKWGWFSGMFFCFLAILTYDLLTGTLGVWSLVTSATYALLGILASLYLKNKENKSKYYIGFSVVATLLYDAITGIGIGTLFFHQPFMTTLVGQIPFTLYHLAGNIVLSGLISPMLYKWVISNPKLETRQILNRLASVSP